A single Moritella sp. Urea-trap-13 DNA region contains:
- the rbfA gene encoding 30S ribosome-binding factor RbfA, translating into MAKEFSRSRRVAQQLQQEIARILQREVKDPRVGMVTVSSIDLSRDLSYAKVYVTFFNIDDDEARIKDGIAALDAASGYIRSLVGSAMKLRIVPELRFIYDNTLVEGMRLSTLVTEVRAKDKKLQDDYGTTEGDDKDASEGES; encoded by the coding sequence ATGGCAAAAGAATTCAGTCGTTCTCGTCGTGTTGCTCAGCAATTACAACAAGAAATTGCGCGTATTTTACAGCGTGAAGTAAAAGATCCACGTGTAGGTATGGTTACAGTATCAAGTATCGATCTGTCTCGTGACCTTTCTTACGCAAAAGTTTATGTTACGTTTTTCAACATCGATGACGATGAAGCTCGTATTAAAGACGGTATCGCGGCATTAGACGCAGCAAGTGGTTATATCCGCTCGTTAGTTGGTAGCGCAATGAAGTTACGTATCGTACCTGAACTGCGTTTCATCTATGACAACACTTTGGTTGAAGGTATGCGTCTGTCAACGTTAGTAACTGAAGTACGTGCTAAAGATAAAAAATTGCAAGATGATTACGGCACTACTGAAGGTGATGATAAAGACGCTTCTGAAGGAGAGTCTTAG
- the nusA gene encoding transcription termination factor NusA: MNKEILLVVDAVSNEKALPREKIFEAMEIALATATKKRYEGEIEVRVEIDRKTGNFETFRRWLVIDDKGEPLENPFSEITLDAAKFDDESIEVGGFIEDTIESVVFDRVTTQTAKQVIIQKVREAERDLIVQQYAKHEGELITGLVKRANRETVVVDLGNNAEAVMFRDEMLPRESFRTGDRIKALLKEVKPEARGTQLFISRSCNEMLIELFRVEVPEFNEEMLELKAAARDPGSRAKIAVKSNDKRIDPVGACVGMRGARVQAVSSELNGERVDIILWDDNPAQFVINAMAPAEVASIIVDEDQHSMDIAVEQDNLAQAIGRNGQNVRLASQLTGWELNVMTVADAKEKHQKENDRLLNIFTDKLDIDDDMAELLIDEGFSSLEEIAYVPVNEFLQIDGFDEDLVDELRSRAKNALTTSALAAEESLEGAEPSADLLALEGLEKHLAYVLASIGVTTLEELAEQGIDDLSEIEELTDERAGELIMAARNICWFSDSE; the protein is encoded by the coding sequence ATGAATAAAGAAATTCTGTTAGTTGTTGATGCAGTTTCTAACGAGAAAGCACTACCTCGTGAGAAAATTTTCGAAGCAATGGAAATTGCATTAGCGACAGCAACTAAAAAAAGATATGAAGGCGAAATCGAAGTTCGTGTTGAAATTGACCGTAAAACTGGTAATTTTGAAACGTTCCGTCGCTGGCTTGTAATTGATGATAAAGGTGAACCATTAGAAAATCCTTTCTCAGAAATTACCCTGGACGCAGCTAAATTTGATGATGAAAGCATCGAAGTTGGCGGTTTCATTGAAGATACAATTGAATCTGTTGTTTTTGACCGTGTAACTACGCAAACAGCTAAGCAAGTGATCATTCAAAAAGTACGTGAAGCAGAACGCGATTTAATCGTTCAGCAATACGCTAAACACGAAGGTGAGTTAATCACTGGTTTAGTAAAACGTGCTAACCGTGAAACAGTAGTAGTTGATCTTGGTAACAATGCTGAAGCAGTAATGTTCCGTGATGAAATGCTACCACGTGAATCATTCCGTACTGGCGACCGTATTAAAGCTTTACTGAAAGAAGTAAAGCCTGAAGCGCGTGGCACACAGCTGTTTATCAGCCGTTCTTGTAACGAAATGCTAATCGAATTGTTCCGCGTAGAAGTGCCAGAATTCAACGAAGAGATGCTTGAACTTAAAGCCGCTGCTCGTGATCCGGGTTCACGTGCTAAAATCGCGGTTAAGTCTAACGACAAACGTATCGATCCTGTTGGTGCTTGTGTTGGTATGCGTGGCGCACGTGTACAAGCTGTATCAAGTGAACTAAACGGTGAACGAGTTGATATTATCCTTTGGGATGATAACCCAGCGCAGTTTGTTATCAATGCAATGGCACCTGCTGAAGTTGCTTCTATTATTGTTGACGAAGATCAGCATTCAATGGATATTGCGGTTGAACAAGACAATCTAGCACAAGCAATTGGCCGTAACGGTCAAAACGTACGTCTAGCTTCACAACTGACTGGTTGGGAACTAAACGTAATGACAGTTGCTGATGCGAAAGAAAAGCATCAAAAAGAAAATGACCGTTTGTTGAATATCTTCACTGATAAATTAGATATCGATGATGATATGGCTGAATTACTGATCGACGAAGGTTTCTCTTCATTAGAAGAAATCGCGTATGTACCAGTTAATGAATTCTTACAAATTGATGGTTTTGATGAAGATCTAGTTGATGAATTACGTTCACGTGCTAAAAACGCACTAACGACATCTGCACTTGCTGCAGAAGAATCACTAGAAGGTGCTGAACCAAGTGCTGATTTATTAGCGCTTGAAGGCTTAGAAAAGCACCTTGCTTATGTTCTTGCCAGCATCGGAGTAACAACTCTGGAAGAGCTAGCTGAACAAGGCATCGACGATTTAAGCGAAATTGAAGAGTTAACGGATGAACGTGCCGGCGAATTAATTATGGCTGCACGTAATATCTGTTGGTTCAGTGATAGCGAATAA
- the infB gene encoding translation initiation factor IF-2 has protein sequence MADVSITKLAEDIGTTVDRLVQQFSDAGIAKANDSTVNEGEKQTLLVHLSEQHGSDTAEPNRLTLQRKTKSTLSVASGGGKQKSVAVEVRKKRTYVKRTAAEDEATLAEEKAATEAAEQAAAEVAAKAAELKAQVDAEAKLKADAEAKVKRDATEKAKRETKQKTTKSKEADDMAKREAEALKQKQEQEATRKAELEAQQKAEEARKLAEENSGRWAAEEAERAKTDKSADYHVTTSTHAQAAEDDADALAQKGDRKKKAVAPVVEAAKPAPKGKGKARKAKGRKPDNRYSRHQGKSVNAPEGMQQGFNKPVAKVERDVRIGETISVSELAQKMAIKATEIIKYMMKQGSMVTINQVLDQETAQLVAEDMGHKVILVKENALEEAILAEAQGEGEQVKVTRAPVVTIMGHVDHGKTSLLDYIRRAKVADGEAGGITQHIGAYHVETENGMVSFLDTPGHAAFTSMRARGAQATDIVVLVVAADDGVMPQTIEAIHHAKAADVPLIIAVNKMDKEGADTDRVKSELAQHNVMPEDWGGENMFVYVSAKAGTGVDELLEAILLQADVLELEAVATGPAAGVVIESRLDKGRGPVATVLVQQGELKQGDIVLCGLEYGRVRAMRDENGKPIESAGPSIPVEILGLSGVPRAGDEATVVRDEKKAREVALYRQGKFRDVKLARQQKSKLDNMFANMEAGEVSELNIVLKADVQGSLEALCESLVKLSTDEVKVAIITRGVGGITETDVTLAAASNAIVLGFNVRADAKAREVVNNESVDLRYYSVIYDLIDEVRQAMSGLLAPEFRQEIIGLAEVRDVFKSPKIGSIAGCMVTEGIIKRSAPIRVLRENIVIYEGELESLRRFKDDVQDVRMGIECGIGVKNYNDVRVGDQIEVFETVEIKRTL, from the coding sequence ATGGCAGATGTATCAATTACAAAATTGGCCGAGGATATCGGTACGACTGTTGATCGCCTAGTACAACAATTCTCTGATGCTGGTATAGCAAAAGCGAACGATAGTACGGTAAATGAAGGTGAAAAGCAGACACTACTTGTGCACTTAAGTGAGCAACATGGTAGTGATACGGCTGAGCCAAATCGCTTAACATTACAACGCAAAACCAAAAGCACGCTTAGCGTAGCAAGCGGTGGCGGTAAGCAGAAATCAGTAGCAGTAGAAGTACGTAAAAAACGTACTTACGTAAAACGTACTGCCGCTGAAGATGAAGCGACATTAGCAGAAGAAAAAGCTGCAACTGAAGCCGCTGAACAAGCTGCAGCAGAAGTAGCAGCTAAAGCAGCTGAATTAAAAGCACAAGTAGACGCAGAAGCAAAATTAAAAGCTGACGCAGAAGCAAAAGTAAAACGTGATGCTACAGAAAAAGCAAAACGTGAAACAAAACAAAAAACTACAAAATCAAAAGAGGCAGATGATATGGCGAAGCGCGAAGCGGAAGCGTTGAAGCAGAAGCAAGAGCAGGAAGCCACTCGTAAAGCTGAGCTGGAAGCTCAACAAAAAGCTGAAGAAGCACGTAAATTAGCAGAAGAAAACTCTGGCCGTTGGGCTGCAGAAGAAGCTGAACGTGCAAAAACAGATAAATCGGCAGATTACCACGTAACAACATCTACGCATGCACAAGCTGCAGAAGATGATGCTGATGCACTTGCACAAAAAGGTGATCGTAAGAAGAAAGCTGTAGCGCCAGTAGTTGAAGCGGCAAAACCTGCACCAAAAGGTAAAGGCAAAGCACGTAAAGCGAAAGGCCGTAAACCTGATAACCGTTATAGCCGTCATCAAGGTAAATCAGTTAACGCACCTGAAGGTATGCAACAAGGTTTCAACAAGCCTGTTGCTAAAGTTGAACGTGATGTTCGCATCGGTGAGACTATCAGTGTTAGCGAATTAGCACAAAAAATGGCAATCAAAGCGACTGAAATCATCAAATACATGATGAAGCAGGGTTCTATGGTTACTATTAACCAAGTACTTGACCAAGAAACTGCACAACTTGTTGCAGAAGACATGGGTCATAAAGTTATCTTGGTTAAAGAAAATGCTTTAGAAGAAGCTATTTTAGCTGAAGCACAAGGTGAAGGCGAGCAAGTTAAAGTAACGCGTGCTCCTGTTGTTACTATCATGGGTCACGTTGACCACGGTAAAACATCACTACTAGATTATATCCGTCGCGCTAAAGTTGCTGATGGTGAAGCTGGTGGTATCACACAGCACATTGGTGCTTATCACGTTGAAACAGAAAACGGCATGGTGTCTTTCCTTGATACTCCTGGACACGCGGCGTTTACGTCTATGCGTGCTCGTGGTGCTCAAGCGACAGATATTGTTGTACTTGTTGTTGCAGCTGATGATGGTGTTATGCCACAAACAATCGAAGCTATTCACCATGCGAAAGCGGCTGATGTGCCTCTGATTATCGCAGTGAACAAGATGGATAAAGAAGGTGCTGATACAGACCGCGTTAAGAGCGAACTAGCTCAACACAACGTTATGCCAGAAGACTGGGGCGGCGAAAACATGTTTGTTTATGTTTCTGCTAAAGCCGGTACTGGTGTTGATGAACTACTTGAAGCTATCTTATTACAAGCTGACGTATTAGAACTAGAAGCGGTTGCTACTGGTCCTGCTGCGGGTGTTGTTATTGAATCTCGTCTTGATAAAGGCCGTGGTCCAGTTGCAACTGTACTTGTACAACAAGGTGAACTTAAGCAAGGCGATATCGTTCTTTGTGGTCTAGAATATGGCCGTGTTCGTGCAATGCGCGATGAGAATGGTAAGCCAATCGAATCTGCTGGTCCTTCTATTCCTGTAGAGATCTTAGGTCTTTCTGGTGTACCTCGTGCAGGTGACGAAGCGACTGTAGTTCGTGATGAGAAGAAAGCACGTGAAGTTGCGCTTTACCGTCAAGGTAAATTCCGTGATGTGAAACTTGCTCGTCAACAGAAATCTAAACTTGATAACATGTTTGCGAACATGGAAGCGGGCGAAGTTTCTGAGCTTAACATCGTACTTAAAGCAGATGTTCAAGGTTCACTTGAAGCACTTTGTGAGTCACTTGTTAAACTTTCAACTGACGAAGTTAAAGTTGCTATCATCACGCGTGGCGTTGGTGGTATTACTGAAACTGACGTAACACTTGCTGCTGCATCAAACGCTATCGTACTTGGTTTCAACGTACGTGCTGACGCAAAAGCACGTGAAGTTGTTAACAACGAAAGTGTTGATTTACGTTACTACAGCGTTATCTATGACTTGATTGATGAAGTTAGACAAGCGATGAGCGGTCTGCTTGCGCCTGAATTCCGTCAAGAAATCATTGGTCTTGCTGAAGTTCGTGATGTGTTCAAATCACCTAAAATTGGCTCAATCGCTGGTTGTATGGTTACTGAAGGTATCATTAAACGTAGCGCGCCAATCCGTGTACTACGTGAAAACATCGTTATTTACGAAGGCGAACTTGAATCTCTACGTCGCTTTAAAGATGACGTACAAGACGTTCGTATGGGTATTGAATGTGGTATCGGCGTTAAGAACTATAACGACGTACGCGTTGGTGACCAAATCGAAGTATTCGAAACTGTTGAAATTAAACGTACTCTGTAA